In Calliopsis andreniformis isolate RMS-2024a chromosome 8, iyCalAndr_principal, whole genome shotgun sequence, one DNA window encodes the following:
- the Mask gene encoding multiple ankyrin repeats single KH domain isoform X3 yields MQNVAQGTTSDSQKHEKLVSVHHDIGKTSSTPQSSNSSPTKSETETFSELQPRFMADSSESEEDSVSEVECFAIDQVELDGGHHLESSKFLLTPEDPERSVDPETQARLEALLEAAGIGKLSSGDGKHLADHEVLRRLTSSVSCALDEAAAALTRMRSDNPRAPNEKRSLVEACTDGDVGTVKKLLTEGRSVHETTEEGESLLSLACQAGYYELAQVLLAMNANVEDRGIKGDCTPLMEAASAGHVDVVSLLIAHGADVNAQSTSGNTPLMYGCAGGHEEVVRILLEAGANVEDHNENGHTPLMEAASAGHVPVAKILLEHGAGINTHSNEFKESALTLACYKGHLEMVRFLLEAGADQEHKTDEMHTALMEASMDGHVEVARLLLDSGAQVNMPTDSFESPLTLAACGGHVDLAMLLIERGANIEEVNDEGYTPLMEAAREGHEEMVALLLSQGANINAQTEETQETALTLACCGGFLEVADFLIKAGADIELGASTPLMEAAQEGHLELVRYLLESAADVHAQTQTGDTALTYACENGHTDVADLLLQFGADLEHESEGGRTPLMKACRAGHLCTVQFLISKRADVNRQTTNNDHTPLSLACAGGHLAVVELLLAQSANPFHKLKDNSTMLIEAAKGGHTSVVQLLLDYPHSIMMSAPHNAASAPMLLSQQQQQQQQQQQQQQQQQQQQQQQQQQQQQQQQQQQQQQQQQQQQQQQQQQQQQQQQQQQQQQQQQQQQQQQQVQQQPQPQQQPQQQHVTHQQHVPHQQQASTQQQHHQQQQQHAIEQPQAQNLQPKHNTQKSLLRKNRSVTMMPDISLTSAEAQQVRSQPAGESIVATKDDTNILDKGSGGFTNLSEPNISLSPAPAPTPGLNISESRKNTRQEQILHKQQILEELQRVERELQIKGAGHLFSGSRNSVVTQQQQQQQQQPQQPQQQTEDPSEPDTLTPGLVCSTAGISGNSLTHQGASQAITLYNAFLRGKRVAQESLPPEIFSTTTNPLSLATIPVTSTVPLVTSNTSSATTPSPPSISTPPTVMTVSQPITASSDVSQNTAISDRPKAKPVSKKEGKNIRKVPSTAVGGKLQQQQQQQQQQQQQQQQQQQQQQQQQQQQQQQQATLMAGLQQQYQQKQRQHTYQVQQVHQLQQLNQQLQLQLDQVQVQQQQQQPQQQQSQSQQQPLQSQQQQSQSQQQTATVTANGTNVLMPTQLMSHLHPTHTHHLHDQQTQQNLTEQTDPELARLHRDGACPFVAAAQKAKALCTSESVIKLEDGTHIPLDDAFEIFRSISFDDNVDVATEDQEKLELKRLEVPSGKETQQQQPQQQQQQQQQQQQQQQQQQQQQQQQQQHLQTTQIVQQTNSPYTSQEYFTNPVLSVPPVSLPPLSAQIPADIIASLQTPSLNAAFKEGYLEGLRCHLQPQLLPQSSQITFPTQALPTVSETTGIIDSIPYQTNGYTQSTACSTNQVQVATQTQAPVTTTSATIVASDKKQVYTAPTSGKGKKGRYPLLTQQQSCQQQQTANTQQQTPSFPNQNYQLDPTTVAGQYTTGVPTVGGYTTNQVPPAPFSCMDVDSETESNHDTALTLACAGGHEELVELLLSRGADIEHRDKKGFTPLILAATAGHQKVVEILLNHGADIEAQSERTKDTPLSLACSGGRYEVVELLLNRGANKEHRNVSDYTPLSLAASGGYVNIIKLLLSHGAEINSRTGSKLGISPLMLAAMNGHVAAVKLLLDMGSDINAQIETNRNTALTLACFQGRHEVVSLLLDRKANVEHRAKTGLTPLMEAASGGYVEVGRVLLTKGADVNATPVPSSRDTALTIAADKGHCRFVELLLSRGTQVEVKNKKGNSPLWLAANGGHLNVVDLLYHAGADIDSQDNRKVSCLMAAFRKGHIKVVKWMVNHVTQFPSDQEMTRYIATVSDKELLEKCQECVKVIRAAKETQAAKANKNATILLEELDMEKTREESKKAAAARRRERKKKKKLEKKEEKRKLHEEYKKNEANYEEKEENGKKSGDEECDRGDDSEHETGDGCERMDSMPSPVNRSPEDADREEGDSGIDANSQGSCSSNDVKAREKKKDKKKKKANGPASNEKDMSPQRSPKSVIAQTTTTLTQNSITPTKSQNNSTSEKIVTNVNNGVSVASASSSVTTNSRSSTVNCSERKLKGQLVFESSRHPADREDFEATGNETYTPGKGKKSYSNQYDGEILNSSTKANSTTSPKQGGKREEGWKEVVRKGQSDDSGRFMNSPFRSKKVSVPPNAISRVIGRGGSNINTIRGVTGAHIEVEKQSKCQGERIITIKGSSDATKQAHTLIAALIKDPEVDIWQMLPKSKLTVVTTSSWDKTVSTIASSKAKLGPVSKPPSLTSNSNSTQIHKTSYTSGVSAVNQLIPLRSSSTIKLAGAFPTPLPRATAPRLVAAAEKRAQAVAAQMASSSNTKTTMSYTSAIMTAGRATKIVTTSTTQTFAAKLSEITASTHTSTTVMQSTHTTVNKQKSLQSNTATVMSATAAATAQISSQQPVSAVNTSPKHCRPLPTLSAPPTMVSHYSGKSTYSPGSNVTASPATSTAVAYCSENNSIASTCSNSVRVSPSPPIVSQCQQLQQQQQQQQQQQQVRSSTPIASTIQEQQQQSQQSQQQQQQQQQQQQQQQQQQQQQQQQQQQQQQQQQQQQQQQQQTNNTPLEYSLFNDTFTKVTQQSMWGGRENESQKGMNFATVAGGGVSVNTSGSSSSKFIDNGPPQVDASKAPGYRGTTMCSPVSSKSNTTTNTSATSIGSGASSNTGHSSIQPPQYQSSGSNYSEHSLTNKPPGSLAVARPVIPQQSIEIGATMGAQFSRPVFQGDLTSRNAGSHQPHVMPPSTSQPTLDVGLFKANNVGYEHPNVNSSLLKMVPNEGQAPHPLLPYHPHMQNFTQTIAAPSASVNTTVSMSRLNPRAPDFSSSLHLNSKPQVTMFNAGSAAAAAAAAVAGIHPNMFATVPPPPPSAIQSNNLAMLGNFPLGKYQAPSRATPNTAGISTNGQTRWPFGPPHNNYPPHQDPMIGQIGFSNHLANITAQPGNIDLITSLENGGSPAISPSSPAQVAQEMNQLKIEDRKVPRPIGTERAWKNYATAGMGPGGDADSINWMLNNEKLVGSWASLAPGIDRHQMFRSSATYNRISNVDAELHQMMESSFQGHVDTQQQQQQQQQQQQQFPNGNAAALSLMPGLTLLPGQFGTPTLTEIPPNEPNKMDPPAWGMPDAVQDKQHPVFILRQTSLLYFGLVTVGDHTLFSRFTQKY; encoded by the exons ATGCAGAATGTAGCACAAGGAACGACCTCGGATAGTCAGAAGCACGAAAAATTAGTAAGCGTTCACCACGACATTGGAAAGACGTCGTCGACTCCCCAGTCTTCGAACTCCAGTCCTACGAAGTCAGAGACCGAGACCTTTTCTGAGTTGCAGCCACGCTTTATGGCAGACTCGTCGGAGAGTGAGGAGGATAGTGTTTCAGAG GTGGAGTGCTTTGCAATTGATCAGGTAGAATTAGACGGTGGTCATCATTTGGAATCGTCCAAATTTCTATTAACACCTGAAGATCCAGAAAGATCTGTGGATCCTGAGACACAGGCACGGCTAGAAGCTTTGCTGGAAGCAGCTGGCATTGGCAAGTTGTCTTCAGGCGATGGGAAGCACTTGGCTGATCACGAAGTGCTCCGTCGCTTAACATCTAGTGTTTCTTGTGCATTAGATGAAGCAGCAGCTGCATTAACTCGTATGCGTAGTGATAACCCACGCGCACCTAACGAGAAACGCTCTCTTGTTGAGGCCTGCACCGACGGTGACGTTGGTACTGTTAAGAAATTATTAACGGAAGGACGCAGCGTTCACGAGACTACAGAGGAGGGAGAGAGTCTGCTCTCTCTCGCCTGTCAAGCTGGTTATTACGAACTTGCTCAG GTACTTTTGGCAATGAATGCAAACGTAGAAGACCGTGGTATAAAAGGGGATTGTACCCCTTTAATGGAGGCTGCTAGTGCTGGGCATGTAGATGTTGTAAGCTTATTGATTGCTCATGGAGCTGATGTAAATGCTCAGTCTACTTCAG gtAATACGCCCCTTATGTATGGCTGTGCGGGTGGTCATGAGGAAGTAGTACGAATATTATTAGAAGCAGGTGCCAATGTGGAGGATCACAATGAGAATGGTCATACACCATTAATGGAAGCAGCCAGTGCGGGGCATGTACCTGTAGCCAAGATCTTGCTAGAACATGGCGCTGGAATTAATACTCATTCCAATGAATTTAAAGAATCTGCGCTAACACTGGCTTGCTACAAGGGACATTTGGAAATGGTTCGCTTTTTACTAGAAGCTGGTGCAGATCAG GAGCACAAAACCGATGAAATGCATACTGCCCTTATGGAAGCATCGATGGACGGTCATGTTGAAGTAGCTCGCTTATTGTTAGATTCAGGTGCGCAGGTGAATATGCCAACAGACAGTTTTGAGTCTCCATTAACTTTGGCTGCTTGTGGAGGTCATGTTGATCTTGCTATGCTTCTAATCGAGAGAGGGGCGAATATCGAGGAAGTGAACGATGAAGGTTATACGCCGTTGATGGAAGCGGCACGCGAGGGTCATGAAGAAATGGTTGCTTTACTCTTAAGCCAAG GAGCGaatatcaatgctcaaacgGAAGAAACGCAGGAAACAGCGCTTACTTTAGCTTGTTGCGGGGGCTTTTTAGAAGTCGCTGACTTTCTCATTAAAGCAGGGGCTGATATAGAATTGGGTGCCTCTACTCCCTTGATGGAAGCTGCACAAGAAGGTCATTTAGAGCTCGTTCGTTATCTACTCGAATCCGCGGCGGATGTTCATGCTCAAACACAAACAGGAGATACGGCCTTAACGTACGCGTGTGAAAATGGTCATACCGATGTTGCGGATCTCTTACTTCAGTTTGGTGCTGATTTA GAGCACGAATCGGAAGGAGGCAGAACGCCGCTAATGAAAGCATGCAGGGCTGGCCATCTTTGTACAGTTCAATTTCTTATATCAAAACGTGCAGACGTTAATAGGCAAACGACAAACAACGACCATACTCCTCTTTCATTGGCATGTGCGGGTGGTCATCTTGCAGTTGTAGAACTTTTGCTCGCGCAGTCGGCAAATCCGTTTCATAAGCTAAAG GATAATTCTACAATGTTAATAGAAGCTGCAAAAGGTGGACATACTAGCGTGGTTCAACTTCTGTTGGATTATCCTCACAGTATTATGATGAGCGCACCACACAATGCAGCGTCTGCTCCAATGTTACTCtctcagcagcagcagcagcagcagcagcagcagcagcagcagcagcagcagcagcagcaacagcagcagcagcagcagcagcagcagcagcagcagcagcagcagcagcagcagcaacagcaacagcaacagcaacagcagcagcaacaacaacagcagcagcagcagcagcagcaacaacaacaacaacaacagcagcagcagcaacagcagcagcaggtgCAGCAGCAACCGCAACCACAACAGCAACCACAACAGCAACATGTAACTCATCAGCAGCATGTGCCTCATCAGCAACAAGCATCTACGCAACAGCAACACCAtcaacaacagcaacaacatGCTATAGAACAACCGCAGGCACAAAATCTTCAACCTAAACATAATACGCAAAAGTCGTTGTTAAGGAAGAATCGATCAGTAACAATGATGCCCGATATAAGTCTTACTTCCGCTGAGGCGCAACAAGTTCGTTCTCAACCCGCGGGAGAATCGATTGTAGCAACTAAGGACGATACCAATATTCTCGATAAAGGCAGTGGAGGATTTACTAATCTTTCAGAACCTAATATTAGCCTTAGTCCTGCACCAGCTCCGACGCCAGGATTAAATATCTCAGAGAGTCGAAAGAACACTCGACAAGAACAAATTTTACATAAACAACAAATCCTTGAAGAACTACAA AGGGTAGAAAGAGAGCTTCAAATAAAAGGTGCAGGCCACTTATTTTCCGGTTCAAGAAACTCTGTTGTAACtcaacaacaacagcaacaacagcaacaaccGCAACAACCGCAACAACAGACAGAAGATCCTAGCGAACCAGATACATTAACGCCAG GTTTAGTTTGCAGTACAGCTGGTATATCCGGAAATTCGTTAACCCATCAAGGTGCCAGCCAGGCAATAACCTTGTATAACGCTTTTCTCAGAGGAAAACGTGTTGCACAAGAATCTTTACCTCCCGAAATTTTTTCTACAACAACAAATCCACTGTCACTTGCTACAATACCCGTTACGTCGACTGTTCCGTTGGTTACCTCCAATACATCTTCGGCAACTACGCCTAGTCCTCCAAGCATATCCACGCCTCCCACCGTCATGACTGTTTCCCAACCTATAACCGCGAGTAGTGACGTTAGTCAAAATACCGCCATAAGTGATCGTCCGAAAGCTAAGCCTGTCTCGAAGAAAGAAGGGAAAAATATCCGCAAAGTTCCATCCACTGCAGTGGGTGGGAAActacagcaacagcaacagcagcagcagcagcagcagcagcagcagcagcagcagcaacagcagcagcaacaacaacagcaacaacaacagcagcaacaggcAACCTTGATGGCTGGCCTTCAACAACAGTATCAGCAGAAACAAAGACAACATACCTATCAAGTTCAACAGGTACATCAGCTGCAGCAACTTAATCAACAGCTACAACTGCAACTGGATCAAGTACAG gtacagcaacaacaacagcaaccTCAACAACAGCAATCACAGAGTCAGCAACAACCACTACAATCTCAGCAACAGCAATCGCAAAGTCAGCAACAGACTGCGACAGTAACTGCTAATGGTACTAATGTACTCATGCCTACTCAGTTAATGTCGCATCTTCATCCGACGCATACTCATCATCTTCATGACCAG CAAACTCAGCAGAATCTAACGGAACAGACAGATCCTGAGTTGGCAAGACTGCATCGAGATGGAGCTTGTCCCTTTGTCGCTGCCGCTCAAAAGGCAAAGGCTCTTTGTACGAGCGAAAGTGTAATTAAATTGGAAGATGGCACACATATTCCCCTTGACGATGCTTTTGAAATCTTCCGATCTATTAGTTTTGACGATAATGTTGATG TAGCAACAGAAGATCAAGAAAAACTTGAACTGAAAAGATTGGAAGTGCCAAGCGGTAAAGAGACGCAACAGCAGCAAccgcaacaacaacaacaacagcagcagcagcagcagcaacaacaacaacaacaacagcagcagcagcagcagcagcaacaacatttACAAACTACGCAAATAGTTCAACAAACAAACAGTCCTTATACCTCTCAAGAATATTTTACTAATCCTGTACTGTCGGTACCACCTGTTTCATTACCACCCTTAAGTGCTCAAATACCGGCAGACATAATAGCTAGTTTACAAACACCTTCTCTGAATGCTGCATTTAAAGAAGGTTATCTTGAGGGTCTTCGATGTCACTTACAGCCACAATTGTTACCACAGTCTTCTCAAATAA CATTTCCAACACAAGCATTACCAACTGTAAGCGaaacaacaggaataatagacAGTATACCTTATCAAACAAATGGTTACACGCAATCTACAGCTTGTAGTACTAATCAAGTTCAAGTGGCTACTCAAACTCAAGCGCCAGTAACAACGACTTCTGCGACGATCGTTGCTTCTGACAAAAAGCAAGTTTATACTGCACCAACAAGCGGCAAAGGTAAAAAGGGAAGATACCCACTTTTGACGCAGCAACAATCGTGTCAACAACAACAGACTGCGAATACGCAACAACAAACTCCGAGTTTtcctaaccagaattatcagttAGATCCAACGACAG TTGCTGGTCAAtatacaacaggtgttccaaCGGTTGGTGGTTACACAACTAACCAAGTACCGCCTGCACCGTTTTCTTGCATGGATGTAGATTCTGAAACAGAAAGTAATCATGATACAGCCCTAACTTTGGCATGCGCTGGTGGGCATGAAGAACTCGTTGAACTTCTATTAAGTCGCGGCGCGGATATAG AACATAGAGACAAAAAAGGGTTCACTCCGCTGATATTGGCAGCAACAGCGGGACATCAGAAAGTGGTAGAAATTCTTTTGAATCATGGAGCTGATATAGAGGCTCAGTCCGAACGTACCAAGGACACACCTTTGTCTCTTGCCTGCAGCGGTGGCAGATACGAAGTGGTAGAACTTCTATTGAACCGAGGTGCCAATAAAGAACATCGTAACGTCTCTGATTACACACCTTTGAGCCTTGCAGCATCTGGTGGTTACGTTAATATAATAAAGCTTCTTCTTAGTCATGGTGCTGAAATTAATTCTCGGACTGGTTCAAAATTGGGTATTTCCCCCTTAATGCTTGCCGCTATGAATGGTCACGTTGCGGCGGTGAAACTGTTACTAGATATGGGCAGCGATATAAATGCTCAAATTGAAACTAATCGTAATACGGCGCTAACGTTGGCATGTTTTCAAGGAAGACACGAAGTCGTTAGTCTCCTTCTCGATCGTAAAGCTAACGTAGAACATCGAGCCAAGACTGGACTTACGCCGTTAATGGAAGCAGCCAGCGGAGGATACGTGGAAGTTGGGCGCGTCTTACTCACTAAAGGGGCAGATGTCAATGCTACACCTGTTCCCTCGTCTCGCGACACTGCCCTTACCATCGCTGCTGATAAAGGACACTGCCGTTtcgtagaattattattatcaagGGGGACTCAAGTAgaagtgaaaaataaaaaaggaaataGCCCGCTATGGTTAGCGGCAAACGGTGGACATCTAAACGTTGTCGATTTGCTGTACCATGCTGGCGCAGATATCGATTCGCAAGATAATCGCAAGGTGTCTTGTTTGATGGCTGCTTTTCGCAAAGGACATATTAAGGTAGTTAAGTGGATGGTAAATCATGTTACTCAATTTCCAAGTGACCAAGAAATGACACGATACATAGCTACCGTAAGCGATAAAGAACTTCTAGAAAAATGTCAGGAGTGTGTAAAAGTAATTCGAGCTGCAAAAGAGACTCAAGCAGCAAAAGCAAATAAAAATGCTACGATATTATTGGAGGAGCTCGATATGGAGAAAACACGTGAAGAGTCGAAAAAGGCAGCAGCTGCTCGTAGACGAGaacgaaagaaaaaaaagaaactcgAAAAGAAGGAGGAAAAACGAAAATTACACGAAGAATACAAAAAGAATGAAGCAAACTATGAGGAGAAGGAAGAGAATGGGAAAAAATCTGGTGACGAAGAATGCGACAGGGGAGACGATAGTGAACACGAAACTGGTGACGGTTGCGAAAGAATGGATAGTATGCCATCTCCGGTTAATAGAAGTCCAGAAGATGCCGATAGAGAAGAAGGTGACAGTGGAATTGATGCAAATAGTCAAGGTAGTTGCAGCAGTAATGACGTGAAAGCGAGAGAAAAGAAGAAGgacaagaaaaaaaagaaagccAATGGTCCCGCGAGTAATGAAAAAGATATGTCTCCACAGAGGTCGCCAAAATCTGTTATCGCGCAAACTACTACTACTTTGACTCAAAATTCTATCACACCAACCAAATCTCAAAATAATAGTACCTCAGAAAA AATCGTGACTAATGTTAATAACGGAGTTTCGGTAGCATCGGCAAGTTCTTCCGTCACAACAAATAGCCGATCATCAACTGTTAATTGTAGCGAGCGTAAACTGAAAGGTCAACTAGTGTTCGAATCTTCAAGACATCCGGCAGATAGGGAAGATTTCGAAGCGACTGGCAACGAAACATATACGCCTGGTAAAGGCAAAAAATCTTATAGTAATCAGTACGATGGAGAGATACTGAATAGTTCCACTAAAGCAAATAGTACAACGAGTCCTAAACAAGGTGGCAAACGTGAGGAAGGTTGGAAGGAAGTTGTGAGAAA gGGACAATCCGACGATTCTGGAAGATTTATGAATTCACCATTCCGCTCTAAGAAAGTTTCTGTTCCTCCCAATGCTATTAGTCGGGTTATTGGGAGAGGTGGAAGTAATATAAATACTATTAGAGGTGTAACAGGAGCACATATTGAAGTAGAAAAACAGAGCAAATGTCAAGGCGAACGAATTATTACTATCAA AGGATCGTCCGATGCAACTAAACAAGCTCATACATTAATAGCAGCGCTTATTAAAGATCCAGAAGTTGATATATGGCAAATGCTTCCAAAATCGAAATTGACTGTTGTGACGACTTCTTCTTGGGATAAGACCGTTTCTACTATAGCT TCGAGTAAAGCAAAGTTAGGTCCTGTAAGTAAACCGCCTAGTTTAACGTCTAATTCCAACAGTACACAAATTCATAAGACCAGTTACACATCTGGAGTTTCTGCCGTCAATCAGTTGATTCCTCTTCGATCGTCATCTACCATTAAACTTGCTGGAGCATTTCCGACACCTTTACCACGCGCAACAGCACCCAGACTCGTTGCTGCAG CCGAAAAACGAGCCCAAGCTGTAGCTGCTCAGATGGCTTCGTCGTCGAATACAAAAACAACAATGTCATACACGAGTGCTATTATGACAGCTGGACGAGCAACAAAGATCGTAACAACAAGTACAACGCAAACGTTTGCTGCAAAATTATCGGAAATCACTGCCTCTACTCATACATCCACTACCGTGATGCAGTCCACTCATACCACCGTAAATAAGCAGAAATCCTTACAATCGAACACTGCCACCGTAATGTCAGCCACGGCTGCAGCAACGGCACAGATTTCGTCTCAACAACCCGTTTCAGCAGTCAATACATCGCCGAAACACTGCCGGCCACTGCCTACTTTATCTGCCCCGCCAACAATGGTTTCTCATTATTCAGGAAAATCCACTTATTCGCCCGGTTCGAACGTGACTGCATCACCAGCTACCAGTACTGCGGTTGCATATTGCTCGGAAAATAATTCGATTGCTTCTACATGTTCAAATTCGGTTCGAGTTAGTCCATCGCCGCCAATTGTATCGCAATGTCAACAAttgcaacaacaacagcagcaacaacaacaacagcaacaagTACGTAGTTCAACGCCAATTGCATCTACGATTCAAGAACAGCAACAGCAATCGCAGCAgtcgcagcagcagcagcagcagcagcagcagcagcagcagcagcagcagcaacagcaacaacaacagcaacaacaacaacaacagcagcagcagcagcagcagcagcaacagcagcagcagcagcaaacgAATAACACGCCACTCGAGTATTCCTTATTCAACGACACCTTTACGAAAGTTACTCAGCAATCGATGTGGGGTGGTCGAGAAAACGAATCTCAAAAGGGTATGAATTTCGCAACCGTGGCTGGCGGTGGAGTCTCTGTAAACACATCGGGGTCATCTTCGTCTAAATTTATCGACAATGGCCCTCCTCAG GTGGATGCCTCGAAAGCTCCTGGATATCGTGGAACAACAATGTGTTCTCCTGTTTCAAGCAAATCGAACACTACAACCAATACGAGTGCAACTAGCATAGGAAGTGGCGCATCATCGAACACTGGACATAGTTCAATTCAGCCACCTCAGTATCAATCTTCTGGAAGTAATTACAGTGAACATTCACTCACGAATAAACCGCCTGGCAGTTTAGCCGTGGCACGACCTGTAATTCCTCAGCAAAGCATAGAAATAGGGGCAACGATGGGGGCACAATTTAGCAGGCCAGTATTTCAAGGTGATTTGACATCGCGTAACGCCGGGTCGCATCAACCACACGTGATGCCACCTTCAACATCGCAACCAACCTTAGACGTTGGTTTATTTAAAGCAAATAACGTCGGTTACGAACATCCAAATGTAAACTCGAGCTTACTGAAAATGGTGCCCAACGAAGGTCAAGCTCCTCATCCTCTTCTACCTTACCATCCTCACATGCAAAATTTTACACAGACGATAGCTGCCCCATCTGCTTCTGTCAACACTACCGTCAGTATGTCGAGGTTAAATCCCAGAGCGCCTGATTTCTCTAGTTCGTTACACTTAAATAGCAAACCTCAAGTGACCATGTTCAATGCGGGATCGGCagcggcagcagcagcagctGCTGTCGCAGGAATACATCCAAATATGTTTGCCACTGTACCGCCACCTCCACCATCTGCAATCCAGTCTAATAATTTAGCGATGCTTGGAAACTTTCCTCTAGGAAAATATCAGGCTCCGTCTCGAGCCACTCCTAACACCGCCGGCATCTCGACCAACGGACAGACACGTTGGCCTTTCGGTCCCCCGCACAATAATTATCCACCGCATCAAGATCCAATGATAGGCCAAATCGGATTTTCCAATCATTTGGCTAATATCACTGCGCAACCCGGGAATATTGACTTAATCACAAGTTTAGAGAATGGCGGTTCACCGGCGATATCGCCGTCTTCACCTGCACAAGTCGCTCAAGAAATGAACCAACTGAAAATAGAGGATCGTAAGGTACCACGTCCGATTGGTACAGAAAGAGCCTGGAAAAACTATGCTACTGCAGGAATGGGGCCAGGCGGTGATGCTGATTCTATTAATTGGATGCTAAATAATGAAAAACTTGTTGGATCTTGGGCGAGCCTAGCGCCAGGAATTGATAGGCATCAAATGTTTCGATCTAGTGCTACCTACAATCGTATATCTAACGTTGACGCTGAACTTCATCAGATGATGGAATCTTCCTTTCAA GGTCATGTAGATacacagcaacagcaacagcaacagcaacagcaacagcaacagtttCCAAAtggaaatgcagcagctttgtcACTAATGCCTGGATTAACGTTATTACCTGGACAATTTGGAACACCTACTTTAACCGAAATTCCTCCGAACGAACCCAACAAAATGGATCCACCAGCTTGGGGAATGCCTGATGCTGTACAAGATAAACAACATCCG GTTTTCATCCTCAGGCAAACGTCGCTTCTGTATTTTGGGCTCGTAACAGTCGGCGATCACACACTCTTTTCACGATTTACGCAAAAATACTGA